In Sphingobacteriaceae bacterium, one genomic interval encodes:
- a CDS encoding sulfite exporter TauE/SafE family protein, whose amino-acid sequence MSDHLIVFILLALLAEILGTVGGFGSSLLFVPLAGVYFDFHSVLGITAVFHVFSNLSKIALFRSGINKKIIIQIGIPAIIFVALGAFLSNSINSNILELILGVFLILFSLLLIIFKKFKVKSSFKNSILSGILSGFTAGLLGTGGAIRGLFLSALNLNMEIFVATSAVIDLGVDITRSVVYGIHGYIHQHDLYLIGILFFVSFIGSYLGKLIMKKISQTQFKKIVLVLILLTGIYTVTSLIIKLY is encoded by the coding sequence ATGAGTGATCATCTTATTGTATTCATTTTATTAGCTTTATTAGCTGAAATTTTAGGTACAGTGGGTGGCTTCGGATCTTCCCTTTTATTTGTTCCTTTAGCCGGCGTGTATTTTGATTTTCATAGTGTTTTAGGAATAACCGCAGTGTTTCACGTTTTCAGTAACTTATCTAAAATCGCACTATTCAGAAGTGGAATAAATAAAAAGATAATTATTCAAATTGGAATTCCTGCAATAATTTTCGTTGCTCTCGGCGCCTTTTTAAGCAATAGCATTAATAGTAATATTCTTGAACTTATTTTGGGTGTATTTTTAATTTTATTTAGCCTTCTTTTAATCATTTTTAAAAAGTTTAAAGTAAAATCATCCTTCAAAAATTCTATTCTAAGCGGAATTCTATCAGGTTTCACGGCAGGACTATTAGGAACAGGAGGGGCAATCCGTGGTTTATTTTTATCCGCCCTTAATTTAAACATGGAAATATTTGTAGCTACATCAGCAGTAATAGATTTAGGTGTTGATATTACACGGTCTGTTGTTTACGGAATACACGGATATATTCATCAACATGATTTATACTTGATAGGTATTTTGTTTTTCGTCAGTTTTATTGGCTCCTATCTTGGAAAATTAATCATGAAGAAAATTTCGCAAACGCAATTTAAAAAAATTGTACTTGTACTGATCCTTCTTACCGGTATTTATACCGTTACTTCTTTAATCATAAAACTCTACTAA
- a CDS encoding cation transporter: MTKEATAIKTSYFNIISNLLLSALKWITGYFGNSYALIADAIESTTDIFASALVLFGIKYSNKPPDKNHPYGHGRAEPLITFIVVSFLVSSALFIAHESILNIQTPHELPKPFTLIVLGVIIFWKELSYRLVIKKSKEVGSSALKADAWHHRSDAITSVAAFIGISIALFFGKGYESADDWAALFASGFIIYNSYLIFRPALGEIMDEHVFDDLITLIRKVSLTVDGVQETEKCFIRKAGMKYHVDLHAKVNANLTVKEGHEIAHKLKDTLHKEISNLGHILIHIEPF, encoded by the coding sequence ATGACCAAAGAGGCTACAGCAATTAAAACAAGTTACTTTAATATTATTAGTAATTTATTGTTGTCTGCTTTGAAATGGATTACCGGCTATTTTGGAAATTCATACGCCCTAATTGCCGATGCGATAGAATCAACAACAGACATTTTTGCCTCTGCCCTTGTACTTTTTGGTATAAAGTATTCCAATAAACCGCCGGATAAAAATCATCCCTACGGGCATGGAAGAGCAGAACCTTTGATCACCTTTATTGTTGTTTCATTTCTGGTTTCTTCAGCATTATTTATCGCCCATGAAAGCATTCTTAATATTCAAACCCCTCATGAACTTCCTAAACCTTTTACCTTAATTGTATTAGGCGTAATAATATTTTGGAAAGAATTGTCCTATCGCTTAGTTATCAAAAAAAGTAAAGAGGTTGGTAGTTCTGCTTTAAAAGCTGATGCCTGGCATCATCGCAGCGATGCAATTACATCTGTAGCCGCATTTATTGGCATCTCTATAGCGCTGTTTTTTGGAAAGGGTTATGAATCGGCCGATGATTGGGCTGCACTTTTTGCATCAGGATTTATCATATATAATAGTTATTTGATTTTCCGGCCTGCACTTGGCGAAATTATGGATGAACATGTTTTTGATGACTTAATTACATTAATTAGAAAAGTATCACTTACAGTTGATGGGGTACAAGAAACAGAAAAATGTTTTATTCGTAAAGCCGGCATGAAATATCATGTAGATTTGCATGCTAAAGTAAATGCTAACCTAACAGTAAAAGAAGGTCATGAAATTGCGCATAAATTAAAAGACACATTACACAAAGAAATTTCGAACTTAGGCCACATATTAATTCATATTGAGCCATTTTAA
- a CDS encoding T9SS type A sorting domain-containing protein translates to MSKKISIVIVIIVSFSLLAFKGLFSSGKTDSTGSPNEGTCSSCHGGGSGATTISITTVPAFTNNVFDPSTNYTVSVTLSNSNFNAYGFACEILGQGNQSVGTMTNAGTGVQFATGVFGRRTATHTTPKNGTGTATFNFEWISPAFGFANFYVAGIAANLNANTSGDAPANTVLSASNTVTFINKEEFVDLSSFRIFPSPANGLICMSWNQLQESKIKAEVFSLSGALIKELFNENKLAGDHKHIADIDNLQAGLYFIRISNESKTISQKLFSVQ, encoded by the coding sequence ATGAGCAAAAAAATAAGCATAGTCATTGTTATTATCGTATCATTTAGCCTTTTGGCCTTTAAAGGTTTGTTTTCAAGCGGTAAAACAGATTCAACCGGTTCACCTAATGAAGGAACCTGTAGCAGTTGCCACGGAGGCGGCTCCGGAGCCACAACTATTTCGATTACCACAGTGCCCGCATTTACCAATAATGTTTTTGATCCTTCTACCAATTATACTGTTTCTGTGACACTAAGCAATTCAAACTTTAACGCTTATGGATTTGCTTGTGAAATATTAGGACAGGGAAATCAAAGTGTTGGCACAATGACTAATGCAGGAACCGGAGTGCAATTTGCTACCGGTGTTTTTGGCAGACGAACAGCTACGCACACTACACCAAAGAATGGTACTGGAACCGCAACTTTTAATTTTGAATGGATTTCACCTGCTTTCGGATTCGCTAATTTTTATGTTGCAGGTATTGCTGCTAATTTAAATGCTAATACTTCGGGAGATGCCCCTGCCAACACTGTCCTTTCGGCCAGTAACACCGTTACCTTTATAAATAAGGAAGAATTTGTTGATTTATCTTCATTCAGAATATTTCCAAGTCCGGCTAACGGACTAATTTGTATGAGTTGGAATCAATTGCAAGAAAGCAAAATAAAGGCTGAAGTTTTCTCACTTAGCGGAGCTCTGATTAAAGAATTATTTAATGAAAATAAATTGGCAGGTGATCATAAGCACATTGCAGATATTGATAACCTGCAAGCCGGTTTATATTTCATTCGTATCAGCAATGAAAGTAAAACTATATCACAAAAATTATTCTCCGTTCAATAA
- a CDS encoding T9SS type A sorting domain-containing protein, whose translation MRINGNTIGIWLVAANMLNAGLSFAQPYGCQQAKNQQQLPPMYYSAENLRSDTIDVLKYTINLEIGNFSTKDIKGNTAIRFAPKMNNQNHIRLDLLKLTIDSVKENNSALLYSYNDTILKVNFLAAKNVVDTSTITVYYKGQPSADQLWGGFYFDNTGGAEYAYNLGVGFSAKPHNFGRVWFPCFDNFVEHSKYEFNITCDTARKAYCNGVLMSNVVNGAKRTRNWIMNQEIPSYLASVSVAKYTQVNLTANTLLGPKPVNLVGVAGDTAAMKVGFTNLLNCITGFENYFGPYKWNRVGYCLVPFNSGAMEHATNISYPRAVAGNIAYESVLMAHELAHHWWGDLVTCETQEDMWINEGMATFCAYMFLEWQYGKNSYLSSVKSEHMQLVHHLHHKEGGFRAISGIPHSLTYGDYVYKKGADMIHTLRGYMGDAAFFNACKYTMIQKELKNVNTLELRDLFQTSSGQNLVSFFNDWVLNPGWPQFDIDSVNYINAGPSTYSAIVSLKQKKLGAPSLYSNVPLEISFFKSDWTRVVQTVTMSGANATFTLTLPYLPVYHALNYDSKIGDATSFESRVIKAPGNIGLGLAKMTMNVTSSGADSSLIRVIHNFVSPDPFKSNPNNHRLSDQRYWKVEGIRSNGFHATARFNYDGSKNLGTYSYLDTLLASINGDSIRMFYRQNAKDDWKLVMNVFKFQSGLKTGWIEIDTLKNGEYTFGNSTDTTNIIQVKENYLQGVEAKIYPNPIKDYLIIELPTEPQTEFELQVCDINGKIVLQEALKSKKSKIRFSEELAKGNYIAILKAENKILYSKKLLKE comes from the coding sequence ATGAGAATAAATGGGAATACAATTGGTATTTGGCTGGTAGCAGCAAACATGTTAAATGCCGGCTTGTCTTTTGCGCAACCCTACGGTTGCCAACAAGCTAAGAATCAACAGCAATTACCTCCTATGTATTATAGTGCGGAAAACCTGAGAAGCGATACCATAGATGTATTGAAATACACCATCAACTTAGAAATAGGTAATTTTTCAACGAAAGATATAAAAGGAAATACCGCAATCCGGTTTGCGCCTAAAATGAATAACCAAAATCATATTCGATTGGATCTTTTAAAATTAACGATAGATTCAGTAAAGGAAAATAATAGCGCATTATTGTATTCTTATAATGACACAATTCTAAAAGTAAATTTTTTAGCTGCAAAAAATGTGGTTGATACAAGTACAATAACCGTTTATTATAAAGGACAACCCTCAGCCGATCAATTATGGGGAGGCTTTTATTTTGATAACACCGGAGGCGCTGAATATGCTTATAATTTAGGTGTTGGCTTTTCAGCCAAGCCACATAATTTTGGTCGGGTTTGGTTTCCGTGTTTCGATAATTTTGTAGAACACAGTAAATATGAATTTAACATCACTTGCGATACGGCCAGAAAAGCATATTGCAATGGTGTATTAATGAGCAATGTGGTTAATGGAGCAAAGCGCACCCGAAATTGGATAATGAATCAAGAGATTCCAAGTTATTTAGCAAGCGTTTCAGTAGCTAAATACACTCAGGTTAATTTAACAGCAAATACTTTGTTAGGTCCAAAACCTGTGAATTTGGTTGGTGTAGCTGGTGACACAGCTGCTATGAAAGTAGGATTTACCAACTTATTAAACTGCATTACCGGATTTGAAAATTATTTTGGCCCCTATAAATGGAACAGAGTAGGTTATTGCTTAGTTCCTTTTAATTCTGGCGCAATGGAGCACGCTACTAATATTTCATATCCAAGAGCCGTTGCCGGAAATATTGCTTACGAATCGGTATTAATGGCGCATGAATTAGCGCATCATTGGTGGGGAGATTTGGTGACATGCGAAACACAAGAAGACATGTGGATTAACGAAGGGATGGCTACATTTTGTGCATACATGTTTTTAGAATGGCAATACGGAAAAAATTCTTATTTGTCTAGTGTAAAAAGTGAGCACATGCAGTTGGTGCATCATTTGCACCATAAGGAAGGAGGCTTTCGGGCTATATCCGGTATACCGCATAGTTTAACCTATGGCGATTATGTGTATAAAAAAGGCGCAGATATGATTCACACTTTACGAGGATACATGGGCGATGCTGCTTTTTTTAATGCCTGTAAATACACCATGATTCAAAAAGAATTAAAAAACGTAAATACATTAGAGCTACGCGACCTGTTTCAAACCAGTAGCGGTCAGAATTTAGTTTCATTTTTTAATGATTGGGTTTTAAATCCCGGGTGGCCACAATTTGATATCGATTCTGTTAATTATATTAATGCCGGTCCATCTACCTACAGTGCAATTGTTTCTCTGAAACAAAAAAAACTCGGAGCCCCAAGTTTATATTCCAATGTACCATTAGAAATAAGTTTTTTTAAAAGCGACTGGACACGAGTAGTTCAAACTGTAACCATGTCTGGCGCTAATGCCACTTTTACTTTAACGCTACCTTATCTTCCGGTTTATCACGCCTTGAACTATGACAGTAAAATAGGTGATGCCACTTCATTTGAATCGAGGGTCATTAAAGCGCCGGGGAATATAGGTTTAGGTTTAGCTAAAATGACTATGAACGTAACAAGTAGTGGCGCCGATTCTTCGCTTATTCGGGTTATTCATAATTTTGTATCTCCCGATCCATTTAAAAGCAATCCTAACAATCACCGATTATCCGATCAGCGATATTGGAAAGTAGAAGGAATTCGTTCTAACGGTTTTCACGCTACCGCAAGATTTAATTACGATGGAAGTAAAAATTTAGGAACGTACTCTTATCTTGACACGTTGTTGGCTTCGATAAATGGAGACAGCATTCGTATGTTTTATCGTCAAAATGCGAAAGATGATTGGAAATTAGTAATGAATGTTTTTAAATTCCAATCAGGGCTTAAGACCGGGTGGATTGAAATTGATACCTTAAAAAATGGAGAGTACACCTTCGGAAATTCAACCGATACAACCAATATCATCCAAGTTAAAGAAAATTATTTGCAAGGTGTTGAAGCAAAAATATACCCAAATCCAATTAAGGACTATTTAATTATTGAATTACCAACAGAGCCACAAACCGAATTTGAATTACAAGTATGTGATATAAACGGGAAAATAGTATTGCAAGAAGCATTAAAAAGCAAAAAAAGTAAAATCCGTTTTTCAGAAGAATTGGCAAAGGGCAATTACATTGCTATTTTGAAGGCTGAAAATAAAATCTTGTATTCCAAAAAACTTTTGAAAGAATAA
- the tatA gene encoding twin-arginine translocase TatA/TatE family subunit: MNLLLVLGLLGGLGAPEIIIILVIILLMFGGKKIPELMKGLGRGVKEFKDASKGENGESSGIEKK; the protein is encoded by the coding sequence ATGAATTTATTACTTGTTTTAGGTCTTTTAGGAGGATTAGGTGCTCCGGAAATTATCATCATTTTAGTGATTATACTTTTAATGTTTGGTGGCAAAAAAATACCTGAATTAATGAAAGGACTAGGTAGGGGCGTAAAAGAATTTAAAGACGCAAGCAAAGGTGAAAATGGTGAAAGTTCCGGAATCGAAAAAAAATAA
- a CDS encoding PKD domain-containing protein, which produces MKKQVIFLLIFIAFAKSFQAQKWTEMMKDPNANYYDIVEEFESYWKDKPYERGHGYNAFKRWQWFVEPRVYPSGNMKFAARNYAYEVYKQYLQENSANKNIFTPSQLSATVANWSPLGPYGSPSGSGAGSGRIQTILIHPAGTNTFYAGAAAGGFWITTNGGASYNTTTDQLGSCGVSDIAQVTASPNIMYISTGDRDAGDTYSDGIYKSLDGGNTWNITGLTWSINQQARVYRLLLNQANPNILIAATNYGIYRSTNAAVSWSLVLPGSFVDAEFKTNDYNVVHIVGSNTYARSDDGGVTFTGYTVANPLTSNRLSLAVTAANSNCIYILASAPNNGFGGLYRSTNGGNNWTLMSSTPNIFDWSTNGSGAGGQGWYDIAIDASPTNSNEIIAGGVNSWMSTNGGASWVLNSHWTGGGGQPFVHADLHYVKYFNGTTCFMGHDGGISRTTNSGVNWTTINGNMNIAQIYKMGLSASSASQIVTGMQDNGTNYLNGTNWSQINGGDGMDCFISWNNNNTIVASTQNGGFRRSTNGGGSFNNITSGLTGTAPWLAPIVQNPSNASIFYCGYQNIFKSTNQGTSWTNKGFFGGPTLDEIKIAPSNTNIIYVTNSGAVHKTINDGTSWVNVTGSIPTASASITDLAINNTNPNNIFVTLSGYSSNNKVFTSMDGGVTWTNYSTGLPNVPVNCIVYKNNSPGVLYVGTDIGVFYREASMNSWVSYNTGLPNIIVNDLEIYYPNGKLRAATYARGVWETNQYSSPGLPPMAFYNTQFNPICISTPIQFNDLSSNNPTSWTWSFPGGSPASSNAQNPSVTYTASGIYTVSLLAANGNGTSTAYMGTVSVINQPTVATVPKTICVGEATNLQVQTNANVVNWNTGAQGFLLYVNNASVTTVYSFTASLGACSTSGNYTLTVNQPPATPTIINMGTYLTTTVVGTGYQWYLDGNIIPGATANSYTPTQNGWYLVQVFVGTCEVYSDSYQILELDIQEMSIIQGLSVAPNPVRDQLIVTTNQNIEGKIQYEIMNNIGQIVQKSQLLPNQNNKNLIEVLELAPGVYHLNFTIGKTKSSYKFIKE; this is translated from the coding sequence ATGAAAAAACAAGTCATTTTTTTATTGATTTTCATAGCATTTGCTAAATCATTTCAGGCGCAAAAATGGACCGAAATGATGAAAGATCCAAACGCTAACTATTATGATATTGTAGAAGAATTTGAAAGCTATTGGAAAGATAAACCTTATGAGCGGGGACATGGTTATAATGCCTTTAAAAGATGGCAATGGTTTGTTGAACCAAGGGTGTATCCAAGCGGAAATATGAAGTTTGCTGCCCGAAATTACGCCTATGAAGTTTATAAGCAATATTTACAAGAAAATTCAGCGAATAAAAATATTTTCACTCCATCACAATTAAGTGCTACTGTGGCCAATTGGTCACCACTTGGCCCTTATGGTTCTCCTTCCGGTTCGGGTGCGGGTTCGGGTAGAATTCAAACAATATTAATACATCCGGCCGGCACAAATACATTTTATGCAGGTGCAGCTGCAGGAGGTTTTTGGATAACTACAAATGGAGGCGCTTCTTATAATACCACAACGGACCAACTGGGCTCTTGCGGTGTTTCCGACATTGCACAGGTAACGGCATCTCCTAATATTATGTACATTTCTACTGGTGACAGAGATGCTGGAGATACTTATTCTGATGGAATTTATAAATCGCTCGACGGAGGGAATACCTGGAACATTACGGGTTTAACTTGGTCAATCAACCAACAGGCACGGGTTTATAGATTATTACTTAATCAAGCCAATCCAAATATATTAATAGCGGCTACTAATTATGGTATTTACCGGTCAACAAATGCTGCGGTAAGCTGGTCATTAGTGTTGCCTGGTTCGTTTGTAGATGCTGAATTTAAAACAAATGATTATAATGTTGTTCATATTGTAGGAAGCAATACCTATGCACGTTCTGATGATGGTGGCGTAACCTTTACAGGATATACTGTAGCGAATCCTTTAACTTCTAACAGATTATCCTTAGCAGTAACAGCTGCTAACAGTAATTGCATTTATATTCTGGCTAGTGCTCCGAACAATGGGTTTGGCGGACTTTATCGTTCAACAAACGGTGGAAATAACTGGACCTTGATGAGCTCTACACCTAATATTTTCGATTGGTCAACTAACGGTTCGGGAGCTGGCGGACAAGGTTGGTATGATATTGCCATTGATGCTTCACCAACAAATTCAAATGAAATTATAGCCGGAGGCGTTAACTCCTGGATGTCAACTAACGGCGGTGCTAGCTGGGTTTTAAATTCGCACTGGACCGGTGGCGGGGGACAACCCTTTGTACATGCCGATTTGCATTATGTGAAATACTTTAATGGAACAACTTGTTTTATGGGACATGATGGTGGAATTTCCAGAACAACTAATAGCGGGGTGAATTGGACAACCATTAATGGCAATATGAACATTGCTCAAATTTACAAAATGGGTTTATCTGCTTCATCGGCTTCTCAAATTGTTACCGGTATGCAGGATAATGGTACTAATTATTTAAACGGAACCAATTGGTCACAAATTAATGGAGGAGATGGAATGGATTGCTTTATCTCCTGGAATAACAATAATACCATTGTTGCCTCAACACAAAATGGCGGTTTCAGAAGATCTACCAATGGCGGGGGGAGTTTTAACAATATAACTTCTGGTTTAACAGGTACAGCCCCCTGGTTGGCACCAATAGTTCAAAACCCTTCTAACGCTAGTATTTTTTATTGCGGTTATCAAAATATTTTTAAATCCACTAATCAAGGAACCAGTTGGACAAACAAAGGTTTTTTCGGCGGCCCAACTTTAGATGAAATAAAAATTGCACCATCCAACACTAATATTATTTATGTAACAAATTCCGGGGCTGTTCATAAAACAATAAATGATGGCACTTCTTGGGTGAACGTTACCGGTAGTATCCCCACCGCTTCTGCTTCTATTACAGATTTAGCTATTAATAATACGAATCCTAATAATATTTTTGTAACCCTTTCAGGGTATTCGTCCAACAATAAAGTTTTCACTTCCATGGATGGTGGTGTTACCTGGACTAATTATTCAACAGGATTACCTAATGTTCCGGTTAATTGTATTGTATACAAAAACAATTCACCGGGCGTACTTTATGTAGGTACTGATATTGGCGTGTTTTATAGGGAGGCGAGCATGAATAGTTGGGTTTCTTATAACACAGGATTACCGAATATCATCGTCAACGATTTAGAAATTTATTATCCGAACGGAAAACTGCGTGCCGCAACTTATGCCAGAGGAGTTTGGGAAACTAATCAATACAGTAGTCCCGGATTACCTCCAATGGCATTTTACAATACGCAATTTAACCCAATTTGTATAAGTACTCCAATTCAATTCAACGACCTTAGTTCTAATAATCCAACTTCATGGACTTGGTCTTTTCCGGGCGGAAGCCCAGCCTCTTCTAATGCACAAAATCCATCGGTAACCTATACCGCTTCTGGAATTTATACTGTTTCTCTTTTAGCCGCAAACGGTAACGGAACAAGTACCGCATATATGGGCACGGTTTCGGTGATCAATCAACCTACGGTTGCTACTGTACCAAAAACAATTTGTGTAGGTGAGGCAACTAATTTACAAGTACAAACCAATGCAAATGTAGTAAACTGGAACACTGGCGCTCAAGGATTTTTATTGTATGTAAATAATGCCTCGGTTACCACGGTTTATTCATTTACAGCTTCTTTGGGTGCATGCAGCACTTCGGGTAATTATACTTTAACAGTAAATCAACCTCCCGCTACTCCAACTATTATAAACATGGGAACTTATTTAACAACAACTGTAGTTGGAACGGGCTATCAGTGGTATTTAGATGGGAATATTATCCCTGGAGCTACTGCGAATTCATATACGCCAACACAAAACGGTTGGTATTTAGTGCAAGTGTTTGTGGGAACCTGTGAGGTTTATTCGGATTCCTATCAGATTTTGGAATTAGATATACAGGAAATGTCCATTATTCAAGGCTTATCTGTTGCACCAAATCCGGTTCGTGATCAGTTAATTGTTACAACTAATCAAAATATTGAGGGAAAAATACAATATGAAATTATGAACAACATTGGTCAAATAGTTCAAAAATCACAATTACTGCCCAATCAAAACAATAAAAACTTAATTGAGGTATTAGAACTTGCACCTGGAGTTTACCATTTGAATTTTACAATAGGTAAAACTAAATCTTCGTATAAGTTTATAAAGGAGTAA
- the gatA gene encoding Asp-tRNA(Asn)/Glu-tRNA(Gln) amidotransferase subunit GatA, translating into MTYNFESIDVLNADLLAGKVSCVNLVTDLISSIKLKKHLNAFLEVFEKSAMEQAQKVDEKIQKGQAGKLAGVVVGIKDNICYKGHKVTASSKILEGFESLYSATVVERLLSEDAIIIGRLNCDEFAMGSSNENSAFGNVLNPLNEKCVPGGSSGGASCAVAANLCHVSLGSDTGGSIRQPAAFTGTVGLKPTYGRVSRYGLIAYASSFDQIGPITKNVKDAALILQIIAGQDKNDNTTSSRIIPEFSNSLNSGKKYKIAYLKECVEAEGIDSEVKESVLNQIEKLKTAGHQVQAVSFPFLEYLVPTYYVLTTAEASSNLARFDGVHFGYRSKDVKDLESTYKKSRSEGFGKEVKRRIMLGTFVLSAGYYDAYYSKGQKVRKLIQSKTNEILKEYDLIITPSTPGTAFEFGKNSQDPIKMYLEDIFTVQANIAGIPAISIPSGIHSNGLPMGIQIMAKSFDETAMFDLASEIEKK; encoded by the coding sequence ATGACTTATAATTTTGAATCCATAGATGTATTAAATGCTGATTTGTTGGCAGGAAAGGTAAGTTGTGTTAATTTAGTAACTGACCTCATTTCTTCCATAAAATTGAAAAAACACTTAAATGCTTTTTTGGAAGTGTTTGAGAAATCTGCAATGGAACAAGCCCAAAAAGTTGATGAAAAAATTCAAAAAGGCCAGGCTGGAAAATTAGCCGGAGTTGTGGTTGGAATAAAAGATAATATATGTTACAAAGGTCACAAAGTTACTGCTTCTTCAAAAATATTGGAAGGTTTTGAATCCCTTTATAGCGCAACAGTTGTAGAAAGATTGCTTTCAGAAGATGCGATAATCATAGGTCGGTTGAATTGTGATGAATTTGCCATGGGAAGCAGTAATGAAAACTCAGCATTCGGGAATGTTTTAAATCCTTTAAATGAAAAATGTGTGCCGGGAGGTTCATCCGGAGGGGCTTCATGTGCGGTAGCTGCTAATTTATGCCACGTAAGTTTAGGTTCTGACACCGGAGGTTCAATTCGTCAGCCCGCCGCTTTTACAGGCACGGTTGGTCTTAAGCCTACTTACGGAAGAGTTTCCCGATATGGATTAATTGCCTACGCTTCTTCGTTTGATCAAATCGGTCCCATAACAAAAAACGTAAAAGATGCTGCATTGATACTTCAAATTATTGCAGGACAGGATAAGAATGATAACACTACATCATCTAGAATAATTCCTGAGTTTAGTAATAGTTTAAATAGCGGTAAAAAATATAAAATAGCGTACTTAAAAGAATGTGTAGAGGCTGAAGGCATTGATTCTGAAGTTAAAGAAAGCGTATTGAATCAGATAGAAAAATTAAAAACAGCCGGACATCAAGTGCAGGCCGTTAGTTTTCCGTTTTTAGAATATTTAGTGCCAACCTATTATGTGCTTACCACAGCAGAAGCCTCCTCTAATCTTGCGCGATTTGATGGTGTACATTTTGGTTATAGAAGTAAAGATGTTAAAGACTTAGAAAGCACCTATAAAAAATCACGAAGCGAAGGATTTGGAAAAGAGGTGAAGAGAAGAATAATGTTGGGAACGTTTGTTTTAAGTGCCGGCTATTATGATGCGTATTATAGCAAAGGACAGAAGGTACGTAAACTAATACAAAGTAAAACCAATGAAATTTTGAAAGAGTATGATTTAATCATAACACCTTCAACTCCGGGCACAGCTTTTGAGTTTGGGAAAAACAGTCAAGATCCAATAAAAATGTATTTAGAAGATATATTTACTGTACAAGCTAATATTGCAGGCATTCCTGCAATTTCAATTCCTTCGGGCATACATTCAAATGGTTTGCCAATGGGAATACAAATTATGGCAAAGTCTTTTGATGAAACCGCTATGTTTGATTTAGCGTCAGAAATTGAAAAAAAATAA
- a CDS encoding outer membrane beta-barrel protein produces the protein MMSRIAIFLIFVQFALVGFSQTVSDTLPKKKGSREIGEFDKKNYKSDPGDRMLIEILHTGYTGLPANIQQSSIKSIGVNFSLMFDKPIGKSAFSFGYGLGIFSHNFHSNAEFVYITDSTVKNTGTRLEPIQRETKLNRYAQKILEMPIEFRFRTKTDRQFKIHVGFRVGYMLNDFRSVQDKDGKFRTYRIKNINPVRYGATFRIGFQQFAFSASYYFSELFQDNKGPQGILPYSIGIAIIPY, from the coding sequence ATGATGAGTAGAATTGCCATATTTTTGATTTTCGTACAATTTGCGCTAGTTGGCTTTTCTCAAACGGTTAGTGACACTCTTCCTAAAAAGAAAGGTAGTAGGGAGATTGGAGAATTTGACAAGAAGAATTATAAATCTGATCCCGGTGACCGCATGCTCATTGAAATTTTGCATACCGGTTACACAGGTTTGCCTGCCAATATTCAGCAATCATCCATAAAATCAATAGGCGTAAATTTTTCGTTAATGTTTGATAAACCAATTGGTAAATCTGCCTTTAGTTTCGGGTATGGCCTTGGTATTTTTAGCCATAATTTTCATAGCAATGCTGAATTTGTATACATAACAGATAGTACCGTCAAAAACACGGGCACTCGCTTAGAGCCTATACAAAGAGAAACTAAATTAAATCGGTATGCGCAGAAAATTTTAGAAATGCCTATTGAATTTCGATTCAGAACTAAAACCGACCGTCAGTTTAAAATTCATGTCGGTTTTAGAGTTGGTTATATGCTTAATGATTTTCGGTCTGTACAGGATAAAGACGGTAAATTCAGAACATATAGAATAAAAAATATAAATCCGGTACGTTACGGTGCAACTTTCAGAATAGGATTTCAGCAATTTGCATTTTCAGCTTCTTATTATTTTTCAGAATTATTTCAGGATAATAAAGGTCCTCAGGGTATATTGCCCTATTCAATTGGTATTGCTATAATTCCATATTAA